In Populus alba chromosome 9, ASM523922v2, whole genome shotgun sequence, a genomic segment contains:
- the LOC140955948 gene encoding uncharacterized protein produces MTIMDYYGKLKQLWDELGNFEQLPVCKCGKCTCNLSSELEKRREEEKVHLFLMGLDEQRFGTTRSNILAQDPLPGLHKVYSILTQEEQVKGMTRGREEQGEFVAFVARNRTDGRHQGSMTRTDGQEKGICSHCHKSGHGEDNCFALTGYPEWWGDRPRGDERREAGRGRGYSGGRGRGRGHRGTHRANAALTNIGSSSATVADAGGSSSLSFPGLSDEQWAKLKAILGEPKEITDKMTGPHLEDADWCG; encoded by the exons ATGACTATCATGGATTACTATGGGAAATTGAAACAATTATGGGATGAGCTGGGCAATTTTGAGCAATTGCCGGTGTGCAAGTGTGGAAAGTGCACATGCAATCTGAGTTCAGAATTGGAAAAGAGACGAGAGGAAGAGAAGGTGCACCTGTTTCTCATGGGTCTTGATGAGCAGCGGTTCGGGACAACCCGATCTAACATCCTGGCACAAGACCCATTACCGGGGCTGCACAAGGTTTATTCCATCCTCACTCAAGAAGAACAGGTGAAGGGGATGACTCGAGGCAGAGAAGAACAAGGAGAATTTGTGGCTTTTGTTGCTCGCAACCGAACCGACGGACGACACCAGGGCTCCATGACTCGAACCGACGGGCAAGAGAAGGGGATCTGCTCGCACTGCCATAAATCAGGGCATGGAGAAGACAACTGCTTTGCCCTAACGGGATACCCTGAATGGTGGGGTGACAGACCCAGGGGAGACGAGAGAAGAGAGGCTGGCCGTGGCAGAGGGTACTCCGGTGGTCGGGGAAGAGGCCGGGGTCACAGAGGAACCCACCGTGCTAACGCTGCTCTCACCAACATCGGGTCCAGCTCTGCCACTGTTGCAGACGCAGGAGGAAGCTCGTCGTTGTCGTTCCCAGGTTTGAGTGACGAACAGTGGGCAAAATTAAAGGCTATCTTGGGAGAGCCGAAGGAAATAACTGATAAAATGACCG GGCCACACCTCGAGGATGCTGATTGGTGCGGGTGA
- the LOC118059182 gene encoding DNA-directed RNA polymerases II, IV and V subunit 3: MESVSYQRFPKIKIREMKDDYLKFELRETDASMANALRRVMIAEVPTIAIDLVEIEVNSSVLNDEFIAHRLGLIPLTSERAMGMRFSRDCDACDGDGQCEYCSVEFHLRAKCITDQTLDVTSKDLYSSDHAVIPVDFSDPSDANDPFDHTETQRGIIIVKLRRGQELRLRAIARKGIGKDHAKWSPAATVTFMYEPEIHINEDLMETLTLEEKLSWIESSPTKVFDIDKVTQQVVVVDPEAYTYDDEVIKKAEAMGKRGLIDIRAKEDSFIFTVESTGAVKASQLVLNAIEILKQKLDAVRLSDDTVEADDQFGELGVHMRGG; the protein is encoded by the exons ATGGAGAGCGTCTCGTACCAACGCTTCCCAAAAATCAAAATCCGAGAAATGAAAGATGACTACTTAAAATTCGAGCTCCGTGAAACCGACGCGTCAATGGCCAACGCTCTTAGGCGCGTCATGATCGCCGAAGTTCCAACAATCGCAATCGACCTCGTTGAAATCGAAGTGAACTCATCGGTCTTAAACGACGAGTTCATTGCTCACCGACTCGGCCTCATTCCTCTCACCAGCGAGCGCGCTATGGGGATGCGATTCTCGCGTGACTGTGACGCTTGTGATGGTGACGGCCAGTGTGAGTATTGCTCTGTTGAGTTTCATTTGAGAGCCAAGTGTATAACGGACCAGACGCTTGATGTTACCAGTAAGGATCTGTACAGTTCGGATCATGCCGTTATTCCTGTTGATTTCTCTGATCCTTCTGACGCTAATGATCCTTTCGATCATACAGAGACGCAGag GGGGATTATTATTGTGAAATTGCGCCGTGGGCAAGAACTGAGACTGAGGGCCATAGCTAGGAAAGGGATTGGGAAAGATCATGCGAAATGGTCTCCTGCAGCAACTGTAACTTTTATGTATGAACCTGAGATTCATATCAATGAAGATTTGATGGAGACTTTGACACTTGAGGAAAAATTAAGTTGGATTGAAAGCAGTCCTACCAAAGTTTTTGATATTGACAAAGTTACCCAACAG GTTGTAGTGGTTGATCCTGAGGCCTATACTTATGATGATGAAGTGATTAAGAAAGCTGAAGCTATGGGGAAACGGGGACTCATTGATATTCGTGCCAAGGAAGACAGTTTCATATTTACTGTGGAATCTACTGGTGCAGTCAAGGCTTCTCAGTTGGTTCTTAATGCTATCgagattttaaaacaaaagctTGATGCTGTTCGACTTTCTGATGACACTGTTGAAGCCGATGATCAGTTTGGTGAACTTGGTGTTCACATGCGCGGAGGTTGA